In a genomic window of Salegentibacter salegens:
- a CDS encoding glucosamine inositolphosphorylceramide transferase family protein produces the protein MRKPIIKFAVIAFCLGLIVLMIFNYRYPFITPAIGNWSVGYMQTQKLFPAPKLDEKNIFSYKEIDALIPEDICYIADPFFIQDRSKFYLFTELKGRGNANIALFSSEDGKNYQYQGIVLDEDFHLSYPQVFKYKHEYYMLPETKGSGNVLLYKARNFPFEWKIEDTLLHETLIKDPSILLSEELNLIVGVNDNLEQFFFTADSLEGKWKEHPNYKSRWGDESRPGGRFFKVNEEWYLPVQNRTLGYGTGISIHKLESNSGQLELTLAHHMYLGPQLEIPWFNRGMHHLDVQSNEKGYYMVYDGDRNTTGEKTFQYKRTLKFNFIDIYNLFQ, from the coding sequence ATGAGAAAACCTATAATTAAGTTTGCTGTTATCGCATTTTGTCTTGGATTGATCGTTCTCATGATCTTTAACTATAGATATCCTTTTATAACTCCAGCAATCGGAAATTGGTCAGTTGGTTATATGCAAACCCAAAAGTTGTTTCCTGCACCAAAATTGGACGAAAAAAACATTTTTAGTTACAAAGAAATTGATGCTTTAATTCCCGAAGATATCTGTTATATAGCTGACCCTTTTTTTATTCAGGATAGGTCGAAATTTTATCTCTTTACCGAGTTAAAGGGAAGAGGGAATGCCAATATTGCTTTGTTCTCATCAGAGGATGGAAAGAATTATCAATACCAGGGAATCGTTCTGGATGAAGATTTTCATCTTTCTTATCCGCAAGTCTTTAAATATAAGCATGAATATTATATGCTCCCGGAAACTAAGGGAAGCGGAAATGTTTTATTATATAAAGCAAGAAATTTTCCATTCGAATGGAAGATTGAAGATACCCTGCTTCATGAAACTTTAATTAAAGACCCTTCTATTTTATTAAGTGAAGAACTGAACCTTATAGTGGGGGTAAATGATAATCTTGAACAATTTTTCTTTACCGCTGATTCTTTAGAAGGAAAATGGAAAGAACATCCAAATTATAAATCGAGATGGGGGGATGAGAGTAGACCAGGAGGGCGATTTTTCAAAGTAAATGAAGAATGGTATTTGCCTGTTCAAAACAGAACACTGGGATATGGAACCGGTATTTCAATACATAAACTGGAGAGTAATTCTGGACAATTAGAGTTAACTTTAGCCCACCACATGTATCTCGGTCCTCAACTAGAAATTCCCTGGTTTAATCGTGGGATGCATCACCTGGATGTACAGTCAAACGAAAAGGGATATTATATGGTATATGATGGTGATAGAAATACAACTGGAGAAAAGACATTTCAATATAAGAGAACTTTAAAATTTAATTTTATAGATATCTATAATCTTTTTCAATAA
- a CDS encoding glycosyltransferase family 4 protein gives MRFAVITYIPHSIQNNRYYSYAPYIREMNMWFKHVGEVEIVAPLAPNPPSPRRGSFSGEAYEHVCLSFTTVPSFHLLNFSGVLDSIIKIPFIFFRILGTMRCADHIHLRCPGNISLLGCIAQVFFPNKPKSVKYAGNWDPEAKQPWTYRLQKWILGNKFLSRNIKVLVYGDCLNQSDNIISFFTASFSEKQRESIVKDFEQPYKFIFTGNLVNGKGIFEAIDLIESLKNKGVISELDIYGDGVLDNSLRSYIQKKELQNLVKLRGRKSLEELKQAYKKAHFVVLLSNSEGWPKALAEGMWFGCIPVATPVSCVPWMVNYGDRGILIPNAERVNENKGERSLVLEEQISRITGLLENPEKLKQMSFAAQKWSQQYTLERFEKAIQEILGKTPINYRSQNIKSIPATGYPKPTTHNREAITDNSIQQTLNKQRTENPQPTTENPKPTTDNCEQQTPNQEPLRILQLIDSLRPGGAERMAINTANSLEPFVKGSFLCCTRQEGLLKEELKPEVGYLFLNKKSSLDPKAIIKLTNYIRENKIDIIHAHGTSWFLGVLMKISSKVKLVWHDHYGESENLEARSIKVLKPLSGYFDGIISVNKVLKRWAEKTLKTESVIHLNNFISENGIRSSFPKLKGEIGSFKIICVGNIRPQKDHLNLLRAFEIAAASNRMISLHLVGEDPGTAHSKAVLEQISSSAAADRIFFYGTQKNIPKILEQANLGILSSRSEGMPLALLEYGMATLPVVCTNIGQIPEVVGSAGILVERNNSEELAQAILSFAENNELCLLKGAELKSRISSRFGENSYRLDLLEFYNRI, from the coding sequence ATGCGTTTCGCTGTAATCACATATATTCCACACTCAATTCAAAATAATAGATACTACAGCTATGCGCCTTATATTAGGGAGATGAATATGTGGTTTAAGCATGTAGGAGAGGTTGAAATAGTGGCCCCCCTGGCCCCCAATCCCCCCAGCCCCCGGAGGGGGAGTTTTTCTGGTGAAGCTTATGAGCATGTATGTCTTAGCTTTACGACAGTTCCATCTTTTCATTTATTGAATTTTTCGGGGGTATTAGATTCGATTATAAAGATTCCGTTTATTTTCTTTAGAATACTGGGTACAATGCGTTGTGCCGATCATATTCATTTAAGATGCCCTGGCAATATCAGCTTACTAGGTTGTATAGCCCAGGTCTTTTTTCCAAACAAACCTAAATCTGTAAAATATGCAGGAAACTGGGATCCCGAGGCCAAACAGCCCTGGACTTACAGGCTGCAGAAATGGATTTTAGGTAATAAGTTCTTGAGTAGGAACATCAAAGTGTTGGTGTATGGCGATTGCCTAAACCAGTCAGATAATATAATTTCTTTTTTTACCGCGAGTTTTTCAGAAAAGCAAAGGGAATCTATTGTAAAAGATTTCGAACAGCCCTATAAATTCATCTTTACGGGAAACCTGGTAAATGGCAAGGGAATTTTTGAAGCTATTGACCTTATTGAAAGTCTTAAAAATAAGGGAGTGATTTCAGAACTTGATATCTATGGTGACGGAGTACTGGATAATTCTTTAAGATCGTATATTCAAAAGAAAGAACTCCAAAATCTCGTAAAACTAAGAGGCCGTAAAAGTCTGGAAGAATTAAAGCAGGCTTATAAAAAAGCACATTTTGTTGTTTTACTCTCAAATAGTGAGGGCTGGCCTAAAGCCTTGGCGGAAGGGATGTGGTTTGGCTGTATTCCCGTCGCTACGCCTGTTTCTTGTGTGCCGTGGATGGTAAATTATGGCGATCGTGGTATATTAATTCCCAATGCAGAAAGGGTAAACGAAAATAAAGGGGAGAGATCACTTGTTTTGGAAGAGCAGATTTCAAGAATAACAGGACTTTTAGAAAATCCCGAAAAATTGAAGCAAATGTCTTTTGCGGCTCAGAAATGGAGTCAGCAATATACGTTAGAGAGGTTTGAAAAGGCAATCCAGGAAATTTTAGGAAAAACACCTATAAACTACAGATCCCAAAATATAAAATCCATTCCAGCAACCGGTTACCCAAAACCGACAACTCACAACCGAGAAGCTATAACCGATAACTCTATACAACAAACTCTAAACAAACAGAGAACCGAAAACCCACAACCCACAACTGAAAACCCAAAACCCACAACCGACAACTGTGAACAACAAACCCCAAACCAGGAACCTTTAAGAATACTGCAATTAATAGATAGTTTACGACCCGGTGGTGCAGAACGGATGGCGATAAATACCGCTAATTCGTTAGAGCCATTTGTGAAAGGATCTTTCTTATGTTGTACACGACAGGAAGGTTTACTAAAAGAAGAATTAAAACCTGAGGTGGGATATCTGTTTTTGAATAAAAAATCCAGTCTTGATCCAAAAGCGATTATAAAACTAACGAATTATATTCGTGAGAATAAAATTGACATTATTCATGCTCATGGAACCTCCTGGTTTTTGGGAGTGTTGATGAAGATATCGAGTAAAGTAAAACTCGTATGGCACGATCATTATGGAGAAAGTGAAAATTTGGAAGCTAGAAGCATAAAAGTTCTTAAGCCACTTTCAGGATATTTTGATGGAATTATATCTGTAAATAAAGTTCTAAAAAGATGGGCTGAAAAAACACTGAAGACTGAATCAGTGATTCATTTAAATAACTTTATTTCTGAAAATGGAATAAGAAGTTCATTTCCAAAATTAAAAGGAGAAATTGGCAGTTTTAAGATTATTTGTGTTGGAAATATAAGACCGCAAAAAGATCATCTCAATCTCTTGAGGGCTTTCGAAATAGCGGCGGCTTCTAACCGGATGATTAGTTTACATTTAGTAGGGGAAGATCCTGGCACTGCACACTCTAAAGCTGTGCTGGAACAAATTTCTTCATCGGCAGCCGCTGATAGAATCTTTTTCTATGGAACCCAAAAGAATATCCCTAAAATATTGGAGCAGGCGAACCTGGGAATTTTATCATCTCGTTCAGAAGGTATGCCTTTGGCCTTACTGGAATATGGAATGGCAACTCTGCCTGTTGTATGCACAAATATTGGGCAGATTCCAGAAGTAGTCGGAAGCGCCGGAATTTTGGTGGAACGGAACAACTCCGAAGAACTTGCTCAGGCAATTTTAAGTTTTGCCGAAAATAATGAACTTTGCTTACTTAAAGGAGCAGAACTAAAAAGTAGGATAAGTTCTCGATTTGGAGAAAATTCCTATAGATTAGATTTACTGGAATTCTACAATAGAATTTGA
- a CDS encoding glycosyltransferase family 4 protein has protein sequence MHIAFLTPEYPHTACTASGGLGTSIKNLAYSLVKNDVEVSLVIYDQKSDRNFEEDGIQFYLIQQKKYKLGGWYFYRKYLQNFLNRLSKEQHIDIIEAADWTGITAFMQINIPLIIRLHGSDTYFCALEQRKQKLKNRWFEEKALKNADHLISVSAFTGNKTVSLFNLKKDFFIIPNGIDIEEFHPFGKNAQPNQLFYFGSLIRKKGILELPEIFNIIISKKPDAQLIVAGRDVIDIKENESTLKLFKSRLQKRARNNFAYLGEIPYQKIKDVLNNSAVVVLPSFAEALPMTWLEAMAMEKPLVTSNIGWAKEVMLNGVTGFTEDPKDHKAYAEKILYLLDNTCEAAEMAKAARNRVKKKFSTEVVVDQNIKFYNSVLKPDSN, from the coding sequence ATGCACATAGCTTTTTTAACTCCGGAATATCCTCATACTGCCTGCACTGCTTCGGGGGGATTGGGAACCAGTATAAAAAATCTGGCGTATTCCCTGGTGAAAAATGATGTTGAAGTGAGTTTAGTGATATATGATCAGAAATCAGATAGGAATTTTGAAGAAGATGGGATACAATTCTATCTGATACAACAGAAAAAATATAAACTAGGAGGCTGGTATTTTTACAGAAAGTATTTACAAAACTTTTTAAACAGGCTTTCAAAAGAGCAACATATCGATATTATAGAAGCGGCCGATTGGACCGGGATTACTGCTTTTATGCAAATAAATATTCCATTGATTATAAGACTACACGGGAGTGATACTTATTTTTGTGCTTTGGAGCAAAGAAAGCAAAAATTGAAAAACAGGTGGTTTGAAGAAAAGGCTCTGAAAAATGCAGATCACCTAATTTCAGTAAGTGCGTTTACCGGGAATAAAACGGTGAGTCTTTTCAATTTGAAGAAAGATTTTTTCATAATTCCAAACGGAATAGACATTGAAGAGTTTCATCCTTTTGGCAAGAATGCCCAACCCAATCAATTGTTTTATTTTGGTAGTCTTATTAGAAAAAAGGGAATTCTTGAGCTGCCAGAAATTTTTAATATTATAATTTCAAAAAAACCGGATGCACAGCTTATTGTAGCAGGAAGAGATGTGATTGATATTAAAGAAAATGAGTCTACGCTGAAGCTATTTAAATCCAGATTACAAAAAAGGGCCCGAAATAATTTTGCTTATCTAGGAGAGATACCGTACCAGAAAATAAAAGATGTTTTAAACAATTCCGCAGTGGTTGTGTTACCGAGTTTTGCTGAGGCTTTGCCGATGACCTGGCTGGAAGCAATGGCAATGGAAAAGCCACTGGTTACCTCAAACATTGGTTGGGCAAAAGAAGTAATGCTTAACGGGGTAACTGGATTTACTGAAGATCCTAAAGATCATAAAGCTTACGCAGAAAAAATCCTTTACTTGTTAGATAATACTTGTGAGGCGGCTGAAATGGCTAAGGCGGCTAGAAATAGAGTAAAAAAGAAATTTTCTACAGAAGTAGTGGTAGATCAGAATATTAAGTTCTATAATTCTGTATTAAAACCTGATTCGAATTGA
- a CDS encoding glycosyltransferase family 4 protein translates to MKNSKHIAVICNYELKPERIGGMDRFFIAYNQACKEKGHEIDWFFNNSQVHSFYKNLKVFASEGISAENHFLEYSKDLKQYDIVITHFVALCTPFFQKLKNEQEAYIIAVDHNPRPLNGFSIKKKLRNKIKGLLYAKYIDCFVGVSKYTVNCILDDYGNHLKRKTVLVYNGVKTSLYEERKSENFGKMIVASHLRESKGIQDLIEAVNLLPEENKVLLKIDIYGEGPMRKELERTVELYHLENQTTFKGSSSELPNLLQEYSFLLQPTYMECFSLSILEAMAANVPVITTSVGGNLEVVENEINGFIFEPGNIQQLSEIICDILQNKKIIQQPVNTLIENKYYLEKMVADHLSLLDR, encoded by the coding sequence TTGAAAAATTCAAAACATATAGCAGTAATTTGCAATTATGAATTAAAACCGGAAAGGATAGGCGGAATGGATCGCTTCTTTATAGCCTACAACCAGGCTTGTAAAGAAAAAGGTCATGAAATAGATTGGTTTTTTAATAACAGCCAGGTTCATTCTTTTTATAAAAATTTAAAGGTTTTTGCTTCTGAGGGAATTTCTGCAGAAAATCACTTTCTTGAATATTCAAAGGATTTAAAACAGTATGATATTGTAATTACTCATTTCGTTGCCCTATGTACACCTTTTTTTCAGAAGTTAAAAAATGAACAGGAAGCTTATATAATTGCGGTAGATCATAATCCAAGACCGCTTAATGGATTTTCTATTAAAAAGAAACTGAGGAATAAGATCAAGGGGCTTTTATATGCTAAGTATATTGATTGTTTCGTAGGAGTATCGAAATATACTGTTAATTGTATTTTAGATGATTACGGTAATCATTTAAAAAGGAAGACGGTACTTGTTTATAACGGAGTAAAAACTTCTTTATATGAAGAAAGAAAATCCGAAAATTTTGGAAAAATGATCGTGGCTTCTCATTTGAGAGAATCAAAAGGGATTCAGGATCTCATTGAGGCTGTGAATTTGTTGCCTGAAGAAAATAAAGTCTTGCTTAAAATTGATATATACGGAGAAGGTCCAATGCGAAAGGAACTAGAACGGACAGTAGAGTTATATCACCTGGAAAATCAAACCACTTTTAAAGGTAGTTCTTCTGAATTGCCTAATCTGTTGCAAGAATATTCTTTTTTATTGCAGCCTACCTACATGGAATGTTTTAGCCTATCTATATTGGAAGCTATGGCGGCAAATGTACCGGTAATTACCACGTCGGTTGGTGGTAATCTTGAAGTAGTGGAAAATGAAATAAATGGATTTATTTTTGAGCCCGGGAATATCCAGCAGCTTTCAGAAATTATTTGTGATATTCTCCAAAATAAAAAAATAATTCAACAGCCGGTAAATACCTTAATTGAGAATAAATATTATCTTGAGAAAATGGTAGCTGATCATTTAAGTCTCTTAGATAGATGA
- a CDS encoding glycosyltransferase family 2 protein — protein MEKIPETLNFSLVVCTYKRHESLFKLLKSLENQTVYPNKILIIDGSPDAKTEDLLKKESFRNLEYFKVKPKNRGLTKQRNFGIERVATSSEVVCFLDDDIVLTPTYFQNLLNTYRKFPDALGVGGYIKNEIDWIKDKEVIKFDEFEYDGFSRKLASRHLLRKKLGLQPDVPPGYMPDFSNGYAIGFLPPTGKSYKVESFMGGVASYRKGIFDKINFSSYFEGYGLYEDMDFCLRASKLGQLYVNTSAQLYHHHNESGRPNQFKYGKMVLRNGWYVWRVKYPSPDLKSRIKWHATAFLLTLVRFSNVFTTSQRKKALTESLGRVAGWWSLLWNKPKSDK, from the coding sequence ATGGAAAAAATCCCTGAAACATTGAATTTTAGCCTTGTAGTTTGCACCTACAAGAGACATGAATCGCTTTTTAAGCTGCTAAAATCTTTAGAGAATCAAACTGTTTATCCTAATAAAATACTAATTATTGACGGCTCACCAGATGCTAAAACCGAAGATCTTCTAAAGAAAGAAAGCTTTAGGAATTTAGAATATTTTAAGGTTAAGCCTAAAAATAGAGGGTTAACCAAACAAAGAAATTTCGGTATAGAAAGAGTAGCCACTTCTTCTGAAGTTGTTTGTTTCCTGGATGATGATATTGTGCTTACTCCAACATATTTCCAAAATCTTTTAAATACTTACCGAAAATTTCCTGATGCCCTGGGAGTTGGGGGTTATATTAAAAATGAAATAGATTGGATAAAAGATAAGGAGGTTATAAAATTTGATGAATTTGAATATGATGGATTTTCAAGAAAATTGGCGAGCAGGCACTTACTTAGAAAGAAACTAGGCTTACAGCCAGATGTTCCACCTGGTTACATGCCCGATTTTTCAAATGGCTATGCCATAGGATTTCTACCTCCGACCGGGAAAAGCTATAAAGTAGAAAGTTTTATGGGGGGTGTGGCTTCCTACCGAAAAGGAATTTTTGATAAAATTAATTTTTCATCTTATTTTGAAGGCTATGGCCTTTATGAAGACATGGATTTTTGCCTGAGAGCTTCAAAATTAGGTCAGTTATACGTTAATACCTCAGCACAACTTTATCATCATCACAATGAATCTGGCCGTCCCAATCAGTTTAAATACGGTAAAATGGTATTAAGGAATGGTTGGTATGTATGGCGAGTAAAATATCCTTCACCAGATTTAAAGTCGAGGATAAAATGGCACGCTACTGCTTTTTTATTAACTTTAGTTCGATTCAGTAATGTATTTACAACTTCACAAAGAAAAAAGGCTTTGACCGAGAGTCTGGGGCGAGTGGCAGGATGGTGGAGTTTACTCTGGAATAAACCGAAAAGTGATAAATGA
- a CDS encoding O-antigen ligase family protein, with the protein MLHLLIAVVVYIYRPAGQFLLFGTLGFWLVYVILKENKNNEALMAAAYISGAEVLYRMTGSMVFYETGKYSVILFLLIGMFYKGTSSKTVSYWFYLLILFPGVVVASFTLDYDVVFRKAVAFNLSGPVTLGVSALYCYYKKITKTQFNYVLLMLLLPLVANMIYLFLYTPSIGEALMSGTNSNYATSGGYGPNQISTVMGMGAIILFTRFFLIKNKTINFIDLGLLALMTYRAIITFSRGGVLTAVICIMAFVLVYFYKQDSREQSKIVFKMGVFGIIGVMIWLFTAFKTEGLIVNRYTNRDAAGRLEDDITTGRTELIITELQGFYYNPVIGIGVGKGKGMRSEMTGTATASHNEISRLLSEHGLLGLVAILILILVPIIFWTKFKNNYYFLAFLAFWFLTINHSAMRIALPGFVYGLALLYIVDDKKHPVHRKRLTD; encoded by the coding sequence TTGCTTCATCTTTTGATAGCGGTGGTGGTATATATATATAGACCTGCTGGGCAATTTTTATTATTTGGCACCCTGGGTTTCTGGCTGGTGTATGTTATTTTAAAAGAAAATAAAAACAACGAAGCATTAATGGCAGCTGCTTATATTTCCGGAGCAGAAGTTTTATATCGGATGACGGGTTCGATGGTTTTTTACGAAACCGGTAAGTATTCGGTTATTTTATTTCTTCTTATCGGAATGTTTTATAAAGGAACTTCTTCAAAAACTGTTTCCTATTGGTTTTACCTACTTATTCTATTTCCCGGGGTGGTAGTCGCTTCGTTTACTTTAGATTATGATGTGGTGTTTAGAAAAGCTGTTGCTTTTAACCTTAGCGGTCCCGTGACTTTAGGGGTTTCTGCATTGTATTGCTACTATAAGAAAATAACAAAAACACAATTTAACTATGTGCTGCTGATGCTTTTATTACCACTTGTAGCTAATATGATTTATTTGTTTTTATACACCCCAAGTATTGGGGAAGCTTTAATGAGTGGAACAAATTCAAATTATGCTACCTCGGGTGGTTATGGCCCTAATCAAATTTCTACAGTTATGGGAATGGGCGCGATAATTTTATTTACCCGTTTTTTTCTAATTAAGAATAAAACAATAAATTTTATTGACCTGGGATTACTTGCCTTAATGACTTATCGAGCAATTATAACTTTTTCCAGGGGTGGGGTTTTAACGGCAGTTATTTGCATCATGGCTTTTGTATTGGTTTATTTTTATAAGCAAGATAGTAGAGAGCAAAGCAAGATTGTTTTTAAAATGGGAGTCTTTGGAATTATAGGTGTTATGATATGGCTGTTTACAGCTTTTAAAACTGAAGGGCTCATTGTAAATAGATATACTAACAGGGACGCAGCTGGAAGATTGGAAGATGATATTACCACAGGAAGAACAGAACTTATTATTACCGAGTTGCAGGGTTTTTATTATAATCCGGTAATTGGTATTGGTGTGGGGAAGGGAAAAGGGATGCGAAGCGAAATGACGGGAACAGCCACTGCTTCCCATAATGAAATTAGCAGGTTACTCTCAGAACATGGACTTCTAGGATTGGTTGCGATTCTAATTCTTATCTTAGTTCCCATAATTTTCTGGACTAAGTTTAAGAACAATTATTATTTTTTGGCGTTCTTAGCATTTTGGTTCTTAACCATTAATCATTCGGCTATGCGAATTGCCTTACCGGGCTTCGTTTACGGATTGGCCTTATTATATATAGTAGATGACAAAAAGCATCCTGTACATAGGAAACGACTTACAGATTAA
- a CDS encoding glycosyltransferase family 4 protein, producing the protein MTKSILYIGNDLQINSFTATYISFFSKMLRKEGYKVKTASTRSNKALRLIEMLGLIVRYHKTTDIVLIDTYGAMNFYYAYLVAKTCQAYNVDYIPILHGGNLPERLSATKKYSQSLFGKAKINIAPSKFLYDIFKAEGFHNTKIIPNAIQMENYPFKKRENFQPKLLWVRRFQKRYNPVMALEVLLLLKKDYPNAKLCMVGPDKDGTMKTCKKFAVNHGLNIEFPGKLKKKAWAKLSKDYDFFINTTNIDNTPISVIEAMSLGLAVVSTNVGGMPMLINNNSDGVLVPVNDAKTMAAEITKLIEDPGKARTLTENARNKVEDFAWEKVKTDWNRVLNS; encoded by the coding sequence ATGACAAAAAGCATCCTGTACATAGGAAACGACTTACAGATTAATAGCTTTACGGCTACCTACATTTCTTTTTTCAGCAAAATGCTGCGAAAGGAAGGCTACAAGGTAAAAACGGCTTCTACCCGGAGCAATAAGGCGTTACGCTTAATCGAAATGCTCGGACTTATTGTTCGCTACCATAAAACTACCGATATTGTACTTATCGATACTTACGGGGCCATGAATTTTTATTACGCCTACCTGGTGGCTAAAACCTGCCAGGCCTATAATGTAGATTATATTCCCATTCTTCACGGCGGAAATCTGCCCGAACGTTTAAGCGCTACAAAAAAATATAGTCAGAGTCTTTTCGGAAAAGCGAAGATCAATATAGCGCCCTCTAAATTTTTATATGATATTTTTAAAGCTGAAGGTTTTCATAATACTAAGATTATTCCCAATGCAATCCAGATGGAGAATTACCCCTTTAAGAAGCGGGAGAATTTTCAGCCGAAATTATTGTGGGTAAGACGATTTCAGAAACGCTATAATCCTGTCATGGCTTTGGAAGTTCTTTTATTGCTTAAAAAAGACTACCCAAATGCTAAACTTTGCATGGTAGGCCCTGATAAAGATGGGACGATGAAAACCTGTAAAAAGTTTGCTGTAAACCATGGGCTTAATATTGAATTTCCGGGGAAACTAAAGAAAAAAGCCTGGGCAAAACTATCAAAAGACTACGATTTTTTCATTAACACCACAAACATAGATAATACGCCAATTAGCGTTATAGAAGCCATGAGCCTGGGACTTGCAGTGGTTTCTACCAACGTAGGAGGAATGCCCATGCTAATCAATAATAATTCTGATGGTGTCCTCGTGCCGGTAAACGATGCCAAAACTATGGCTGCGGAAATTACTAAACTTATTGAAGATCCTGGAAAAGCCAGGACTCTTACCGAAAATGCCCGAAATAAAGTTGAGGACTTTGCCTGGGAGAAAGTAAAGACCGACTGGAATAGGGTGCTCAATTCATGA
- a CDS encoding glycosyltransferase family 2 protein, protein MIIISHINAKKQVQVIRNDNPQTGFSESLVKAFWEVCEKYPKDLILWKEKGIEINTESIDEVFQHSLVMASYSVKEYFIPDTIGYVDQLPFVNPSKNVKYPTWRMSVAIGGVYGETALRLKSPLKGINNFGVLINSIAKVGQQNSLFCYSHPALLKKSNRKLSIVKAETKDLFSFVAQHYKKVRLLILLFCFIRYEKKFPIWSFLTSIFKKSFFQFQVELPELEKSLEWINNESIDVIIPTLGRPKYLKNVLIDLKNQKLLPARVIIVEQNPEVNSESALDYLKSETWPFEIVHHFTHQLGACNARNIALDQVKSHWVFFADDDIRFEDAVLRDALRELDRLKVNALNINCLQPGEKLVFSKIKQWGAFGSGTSIVKADIAKNCRFSREFENGFGEDTDYGISLRNSGCDIIYHPDIAIRHLKASRGGFRKVHQLNNQQSHLKQPKPSPTMMLLVKKHFNEKMEKGYKMNLFLKFYKKQPIKNPFTYYKSMQGRWSLSETLSQEIKDSIRN, encoded by the coding sequence TTGATTATTATTTCTCATATAAATGCAAAAAAGCAAGTGCAGGTTATTAGGAATGATAACCCACAGACCGGATTTTCTGAATCACTCGTAAAAGCATTTTGGGAGGTATGCGAAAAATATCCAAAAGATCTAATTTTATGGAAGGAAAAAGGTATAGAGATCAATACCGAATCTATTGATGAGGTATTTCAACACTCATTAGTTATGGCCTCTTATTCGGTTAAGGAATACTTTATTCCTGATACTATTGGTTATGTAGATCAGCTGCCTTTTGTTAATCCCAGTAAAAACGTGAAATATCCTACCTGGAGGATGAGTGTGGCTATTGGGGGCGTGTATGGGGAAACTGCACTAAGATTAAAATCTCCTTTGAAAGGGATCAATAATTTCGGTGTTCTAATTAATAGTATCGCCAAGGTAGGGCAACAGAACTCCCTATTTTGCTATAGCCATCCGGCTTTGTTGAAAAAAAGCAACAGGAAATTGAGTATAGTTAAAGCAGAGACAAAAGATCTCTTTTCCTTTGTTGCTCAACATTACAAAAAAGTAAGATTACTTATATTATTATTTTGCTTTATTCGATATGAAAAAAAATTCCCGATTTGGTCTTTCCTTACCAGTATTTTTAAAAAATCATTTTTTCAGTTTCAGGTGGAGCTTCCTGAATTAGAGAAAAGCCTGGAATGGATCAATAATGAAAGCATTGACGTTATTATTCCAACCCTAGGTAGGCCGAAATATTTAAAGAATGTTTTAATAGATTTGAAAAATCAAAAATTACTACCTGCCAGGGTCATAATTGTAGAGCAAAATCCTGAGGTAAACTCAGAGTCAGCATTAGACTATTTAAAATCTGAAACCTGGCCTTTTGAGATTGTTCACCATTTCACCCATCAATTAGGAGCGTGTAATGCCAGAAATATTGCGCTGGATCAGGTAAAATCTCATTGGGTATTTTTTGCGGATGATGATATAAGGTTTGAAGATGCGGTTCTTCGTGATGCATTGAGGGAATTAGATCGTCTAAAAGTAAATGCACTAAATATAAATTGCCTTCAGCCAGGAGAAAAGCTTGTATTTTCGAAAATTAAACAATGGGGTGCTTTTGGCTCAGGAACCTCAATAGTAAAAGCGGATATTGCAAAGAACTGTCGTTTTTCCAGAGAATTTGAGAATGGTTTTGGAGAAGATACCGATTATGGTATAAGCTTAAGAAATTCTGGATGTGATATTATTTATCATCCAGATATAGCGATTAGACACCTTAAGGCTTCCCGCGGTGGATTTAGGAAGGTGCATCAGTTAAATAATCAACAAAGTCATTTAAAGCAGCCAAAACCTTCGCCAACCATGATGCTATTGGTGAAAAAACATTTTAATGAAAAAATGGAGAAAGGATATAAGATGAACTTATTTCTTAAATTTTATAAGAAACAACCTATCAAAAATCCATTTACATATTACAAATCAATGCAAGGTCGATGGAGTTTAAGCGAAACACTGAGTCAGGAAATAAAGGATTCTATTAGAAACTGA